Sequence from the Onthophagus taurus isolate NC unplaced genomic scaffold, IU_Otau_3.0 ScKx7SY_15, whole genome shotgun sequence genome:
AATAGgttcttttattacttagaaACTTCAGACACAACTGTCCGCAATTTTGATCTATTTCTCTTTGATATCGACAGTAATTATACTTTACTTGACCACCCCTACCGTCTGAcagcaaatattgttcaatttCTAATGGCGGTCTTAAATCACCGTAACTGTCGAAATAGTATATGTCTTTGTCGTCTTTCTTATAGGCGACCCAATGAGTCCCTCGTCCTTTCAAGTTATCCAAGTTAACAATAcctctttccttctttttaatcttactCGGGAGATTGTCTCTCATAAATATACCCCGAAAATGTGGAATTTTTAGTACTTTCGCAAACTTTTCCAACTCGACGTTAGTTAACGCACGACGAGGTATTCGAACTAGTTTTTTGAACTAGTGGTTATACCGCAACCTTTCTTATAGGGCTTATTGAAGTAACCTGTGCCGCCAACATTATTCCCCTTTCcttcaataaacaaaccgcaacctttcttatatggttttatataaaatccgcTACCTACGGCCTTTGCTTCCATAGCCTTGTTATGTCTTCGTTCTTCATCTAATTGCTCTCTAGCTGTTTTCGCGTTGTTTATAGTTCTTGCAATAGCGGCAGCACCACCGCCGATACTACCTAGGGCACCTAAAGCTGCGAACAGGGgaattaaaggtaaaaatcCTCCCGTTTTcggaattcgaataactcgaccTCTAGGTTcggaaattctttttcttatctttttcaaaGCTCCGTATGCCGCTTTAACGTTTGTCAACAAATTCTTAGCACCTGATCTCGATATTGCGTTGCGAGCGAATCGAAGTGCATCTACAAAAGATATAGCTCCACCACGCTTTACACGCGTTCGGACTTTTTTTAAAGGTCGTCGACCCgtacgatttctttttctacctACGCCCATACCGACCGCTACTTTTGCTTTCATTAAGGCGGCAACTGCGGACGATGCCACTTTTTCTCCAAGAGTAGACTCTTTATTTCGTATTCGTTCTTTCGCTGCTTTATATAATGCTCTGTCTGCGTCGtgtctaaattttaaatttgaactgaCCGTATATGCTATATCGTGTTTCTTACACGCTTCGTCTAATGGATTCACGCCTCGATCTCCTCTCGATAATCTCTTTTCCAACTTGGTACCCGGtccacaaaaattatatcctGGCAAATGAAGTTCTATCGGAAGTTTATCTATcaacttgttaaaaaatccTCGACCAATTCGTTTGCCTGTCAAACGATAACTGTTACGATTAGGTtctaacaaattcattttataatttcactccttcttccttttcttcacagttaaaaactagaaatgaaGCTCTGCTGTTGTGCTTTAagcttttattccttttaaatattttacaaaaacagttttgctcttaatttatacttaaatctattaatattattattattcagctaCACTTAAATCTACTAatatcctaaaaattaattgttactcagttaaaaacatttcgatTACTCTACAATGCTAAAACGTTcttgatatatatttaatctataatctacatctaaatatttttctaataacttatttacgtTTCTTATCCTAGTCTTAAATCTAATTCCGTCCAACATCTTTTCTTCCCAGTCACTTATCCTTGATTGTCTGTAAGCAAACGTCCAAGTGTGCATTCGGTACACTCTATTTTTCGATTCGCaaaacgtcacttttttttccattttattcacTTCACATCTTCATTAATGCGTGCAAATCTAAATCCAGTAATACCTTATCCATACCGTATACGAGCAGTTCTTTAGTTACGCACAAATGTTCACTTGGTGCACCGTTTGAAGCAACCAatatattcgattttatatcaCCTTGCATTGTTGATACCACATCGATCACgctatcgtaataatttttatattccatacactTTAATACTTCTACCCTACTCGAAACTAAATCGCTAAGTTTCCACAATTCGTGTAACGAGTCGTAAGCCaggtaaaatatttctgaccccctttccattttcaacacttttcgtaCATTTTCTATCCATTGGCTGCTGCAGGTCACGCCGCTTACAACGAAATGTGGTGGTGCCGATAAATCACCAACAAAACTATTCATAATCAATTGTCTGCTATTAATCACATTTTTCCATTcgtcttcggtaaaagttATGCATTGTCCTTTTCCCATTAATCTTATAACCGGATCAAAATGTAGATTGGCAGACATGCCAACCGATATCCATTTCGttcgacttttatttaaataatatgtacTCTCGGAGAATAATGGCGCTTGATTACCTTTTTGGAGATTATTTTTCACTGCCTCATTTAATACTACGTTACTTGTGAAAGGTAACTTTccacaattttctacataatgttgttGATTGCTAGGAAATACGTACTCCGCTAAGTCGGAAGCCAACAAATTAATTCCATCGAATACCAcatccttttttctttgattatcaCTTCCTACCGACACATTTGTTGCAGTTGTCTCATTACAATTACCCTCCATTTTGATGTTTCGGgcaggttttttattttcacccttTTCAAATGAATTTACAGCAGCTCTCTTAGTTGGACATTTGGGGTTCGGTCTGGTTGCCACtaaacatcaatattattgtttacattAGTACATTATCTACTTGTATTACATTTGAATTACTTACTCGTTACGTTAAAAATCCTCTGTACTAAATGCACCAAAAATCtacacgatatttttaatatgtactaAATACACAAAAACCTTACTCTGAAGCACAACACTCTGCGGTACAACTTCGACCAACGTTTGTATTTATAGCAATACATAAGGTTGCTGGTGGGGGGAGTAATATTTCACATCATTACCGAATATATCTATTATACATGTTCTAACACGTCATTATATCGTGAGACGTCAGACAAAACGcatgacaaatttattaagaagctcttaaaaaatatctcgcaggtgGATCATGACTCATCTACTAACAAGTTAGTTGACCTCCTCCTCAAACCTGTcctcccaaaaaatttgccgattcaagaacctcctcgcatATTCTTAAATACCCGTACacctttacataataaaataaaaaatatctcgcaggtaagttatgactcacttatttgtatacctacatatctcaaaaccgtatacctttgtgtataataataaattaagagatatatcgaaaacattaacagttcattgagaagcgtcgaaggataaacatagtaattgttttcatctaggtaaacaggttacatataaagataaatttttaataacataacctaaataaagatacatttttaataaagataaatttttaataatttcgtcaaaataacatgaccttctcaagttaattgacctcctcctctcttcatcgaatctcctccgaccctcaaaagaatcgccgattcaagaacctcctctcctcatcgaacctcctctgacccccaaaaaatttgccgattcaagaacctcctcctagaacgcaggttcgaggaggaggttcttgaatcggcgaatctATACTACTTGCATTAGTTGAATTTTGGTGACGCCATTACGGCATTTTGGAAATTAGTAGCTTTTCTCCGATTTTCGGGATTTTACACAGTTTCTTTGCTGTTGGAAAACGAAGTTTTCGTTATTCCGATTACGGATTTATCCGGATATATATCgtatttgattataaattttttttttggaccTAAGCCTCGTTAGATCTTGAGGTGagttgttttttttgcatctcggaacatttcttttttttcttctctaattcgtttttttttccttctaTTCCTTTTAGGCTTTTTAGTTACGGTTATCGTAACATTCAAtcgtttccaatttttcttcgcccatcaattttttttttttgctgggAGCATTTTGGAACCAAGGAACCCATCgccattttgacgttttcgaaaCCTTTCCTAACTCCACGCGACGCCACGGGAATAAAGGAAAAGATCTGTTATCAAGGTTGGGATAAGgtcagatattttattttaatgaaattcgTCGGcggaaatttcatttttaaaaattcaagggAAACAAAGAATTGGAATAAGAATTTTGCGTTTCTTTTTttggatatcgtttttttttattaattttttttttgtgtattaagCGCTTCacgcgtttttcttttttttataatttatagttacaatttttttttgtgcttccaactcattattttttttatttgtaatgttaaattttattggcccgttttttttttattttctccgttgattttgatcttttttaaaacgCTTTCGGAGAAAACTTGAGCTCAGGGTACTCGGGAACGTACGCGAGttcaattaagattttttttttttgatttgagtttttcttgtttaatttgtttttttttggctaataattttttttataatttttttttgttgttattggaacactcattttttttttattcaaatatttaccttttcctttttatatatatatttttttttgctttatttaataaatttatttctttattgcaACTCATATTCGcttcttgatatttttttttgtcttgtTTTGTTGACTTGTTGTCAATGTattatttgttacaactttccTTTCCACCACACTTCTCAGTTAGTGGACATCGTGGAAGAAACTGAGTGGCGCCTTTATAAATCGAACCACCCATCTTCACTGAACAGGCCGTGGATCCGCGattgttgttttaaagttGTAAACATTTGTTTTGGTCAGTTTTGTTGTTGTGTTGTAAAAGGCGTTACAAATTTTGGCGCCCAACGTGGGgcccgatttttttttaggtggAGCCCCTTTTCTTTCAGGTGGAGCCGTTTTCCTTTTAGgtggcacattttcttttgggTGTagctattttttcttttaggtgaGGCCATTCTTGAAAAGTGCGTTATAGTGGAGAGCCGTAGATACgcgaaaatcttaattttgatttattttattttcgaatcGTTCGAAATCTTGTCTAGGTATACCGGGTGTcctatagtttttttttgggaaaaattTGCGAGTTTAATAGTAGTAGGTCGGATAGATTAGTCGGTATGATGGACGGGAAAATAGACGTCGGAAGATTAAGCGCGGACGCGTTAAGATATGAATTAA
This genomic interval carries:
- the LOC139432371 gene encoding uncharacterized protein, with translation MATRPNPKCPTKRAAVNSFEKGENKKPARNIKMEGNCNETTATNVSVGSDNQRKKDVVFDGINLLASDLAEYVFPSNQQHYVENCGKLPFTSNVVLNEAVKNNLQKGNQAPLFSESTYYLNKSRTKWISVGMSANLHFDPVIRLMGKGQCITFTEDEWKNVINSRQLIMNSFVGDLSAPPHFVVSGVTCSSQWIENVRKVLKMERGSEIFYLAYDSLHELWKLSDLVSSRVEVLKCMEYKNYYDSVIDVVSTMQGDIKSNILVASNGAPSEHLCVTKELLVYGMDKVLLDLDLHALMKM